The following proteins are encoded in a genomic region of Burkholderia pyrrocinia:
- a CDS encoding ferredoxin--NADP reductase, producing the protein MSKYDTATVQSVHHWTDTLFSFTCSREAGLRFNNGEFTMVGLEVDGKPLARAYSIVSPNYEEHLEFFSIKVQNGPLTSRLQHLKVGDTVLIGKKPTGTLVADNLLPGKTLWMLSTGTGLAPFMSIIRDPDIYDRFDKVILTHTCRLKGELAYMDFIKHDLPGHEYLGDIIKEKLVYYPTVTREAFDNEGRITDLIATGKLFTDLDVPPFSPENDRVMLCGSTAMLKDTTELLKQAGLVEGKNSAPGHYVIERAFVD; encoded by the coding sequence ATGAGCAAATACGACACCGCCACCGTCCAATCCGTCCATCACTGGACCGACACGCTTTTCAGCTTCACCTGCTCCCGTGAGGCGGGCCTGCGCTTCAACAACGGCGAATTCACGATGGTCGGCCTCGAGGTCGACGGCAAGCCGCTCGCGCGCGCCTACTCGATCGTCAGCCCGAACTACGAAGAGCATCTCGAATTCTTCAGCATCAAGGTGCAGAACGGCCCGCTGACGTCGCGCCTGCAGCACCTGAAGGTGGGCGACACGGTGCTGATCGGCAAGAAGCCGACGGGCACGCTCGTCGCCGACAACCTGCTGCCGGGCAAGACGCTGTGGATGCTGTCGACGGGCACGGGCCTCGCGCCGTTCATGTCGATCATCCGCGATCCGGACATCTACGACCGCTTCGACAAGGTGATCCTGACGCACACGTGCCGCCTGAAGGGCGAGCTTGCGTACATGGACTTCATCAAGCATGACCTGCCGGGCCACGAGTACCTCGGCGACATCATCAAGGAAAAGCTCGTCTACTACCCGACGGTCACGCGCGAAGCGTTCGACAACGAAGGCCGGATCACCGACCTGATCGCGACGGGCAAGCTGTTCACCGATCTCGACGTCCCGCCGTTCTCGCCGGAAAACGACCGCGTGATGCTGTGCGGCAGCACCGCGATGCTGAAGGACACGACCGAGCTGCTGAAGCAGGCCGGCCTCGTCGAAGGCAAGAACAGCGCGCCGGGCCACTACGTGATCGAGCGCGCATTCGTGGACTGA
- the rqpS gene encoding quorum system sensor histidine kinase RqpS, which yields MDTSLNAPSGAHAPFPSRQLMHSCAATPPIAKAASKRDASAARIAALSAQLLAADEAARRHLAGELHDGLGAELTAARFALANVQTWLPADAPDGCLRALALAQQALDSATDANRRLIDERGTPALDAGVVGTLSSWVDSHATRTGLRTSFVCAADARLTQIAGASALAVFRVAQEALSNVAKHARAASVDVRIVTDGTHLSLIVADDGTGFARGRRTGYGLAGMRARCEAFGGSFETATPETGHGTRVTARFAWDSLLALPVAARRASLS from the coding sequence ATGGATACGTCGCTTAACGCGCCCTCGGGTGCCCACGCCCCGTTCCCGTCGCGGCAGCTCATGCACAGCTGCGCCGCTACTCCGCCCATTGCCAAAGCCGCGTCGAAACGCGACGCATCCGCCGCACGAATCGCGGCCCTGTCCGCCCAATTGCTCGCCGCCGACGAAGCGGCCCGCCGCCACTTGGCCGGCGAGCTGCACGACGGGCTCGGCGCCGAACTCACCGCTGCCCGCTTCGCGCTCGCAAACGTTCAAACGTGGCTGCCGGCCGATGCGCCGGACGGTTGCCTGCGCGCGCTGGCGCTTGCGCAGCAGGCGCTCGACTCCGCGACCGACGCGAATCGCCGGCTGATCGACGAGCGCGGCACGCCGGCGCTCGACGCGGGCGTGGTCGGCACGCTGTCGTCGTGGGTCGACAGCCATGCGACGCGCACGGGCCTGCGCACGAGCTTCGTATGCGCGGCCGACGCGCGCCTGACGCAGATCGCCGGCGCCAGTGCGCTCGCGGTGTTCCGCGTCGCACAGGAAGCGCTGTCGAACGTCGCGAAGCACGCGCGCGCGGCGTCGGTCGACGTGCGGATCGTCACCGACGGCACGCATCTGTCACTGATTGTCGCCGACGATGGGACCGGTTTTGCCCGTGGCCGCCGCACCGGCTACGGCCTCGCCGGCATGCGCGCCCGCTGCGAAGCGTTCGGCGGCAGCTTCGAGACGGCCACGCCGGAAACCGGCCACGGCACGCGCGTCACCGCGCGCTTCGCGTGGGATTCGCTGCTCGCGCTGCCCGTCGCGGCACGCCGCGCGTCGCTTTCGTGA
- the rqpR gene encoding response regulator transcription factor RqpR (The RqpSR system (Regulating Quorum sensing and Pathogenicity Sensor kinase and Response regulator) co-occurs with and modulates the expression of cis-2-dodecenoic acid quorum-sensing systems.): protein MSLNILLVDDHAIVRQGVRQLLIDRGVARDVTEAENGGDAMAAVDKQEFDVILLDISLPDTNGIDVLKRLKRKLSRTPVLMFSMYREDQYAVRALKAGAAGYLSKTVNAAQMIGAIQQVAAGRKYVSPAMAEALAEYVSFENEPLPHEKLSDREYQTLCMLASGKRLTDIANTLSLSVKTVSVYRSRLLEKMRLSNNAELTFYVMSNRLVDMAPAACA from the coding sequence ATGAGCCTGAACATCCTGCTCGTGGATGATCACGCGATCGTCCGGCAAGGGGTCCGCCAGTTGCTGATCGACCGCGGCGTCGCGCGCGACGTCACCGAGGCCGAGAACGGCGGCGACGCCATGGCCGCCGTCGACAAACAGGAATTCGACGTGATCCTGCTCGACATCTCGCTGCCGGACACGAACGGCATCGACGTGCTCAAGCGCCTCAAGCGCAAGCTGTCGCGCACGCCGGTGCTGATGTTCTCGATGTACCGCGAGGACCAGTACGCGGTACGCGCGCTGAAGGCCGGCGCCGCCGGCTACCTGTCGAAGACGGTCAACGCCGCGCAGATGATCGGCGCGATCCAGCAGGTCGCGGCCGGCCGCAAGTACGTGAGCCCCGCGATGGCCGAGGCGCTCGCCGAATACGTGTCGTTCGAGAACGAGCCGCTGCCGCACGAGAAGCTGTCCGACCGCGAATACCAGACGCTTTGCATGCTCGCGTCGGGCAAGCGGCTCACCGACATCGCGAACACGCTGTCGCTGTCCGTGAAGACGGTGAGCGTGTACCGGTCGCGGCTGCTCGAGAAGATGCGGCTGTCGAACAACGCGGAACTCACGTTCTACGTGATGAGCAACCGGCTCGTCGACATGGCGCCCGCAGCCTGCGCCTGA